The genomic stretch ttctgagctggaaatgcctttaaacgacatttctcatcataagagtgctcctgaagtcattttaggCAGATTTGGTCACTTTTGCTTGAAATGTCACAATCTGacttgaaatgtcaaaatctcTTGGCAAactgcttttctgagctggaaatgcctttaaacgacatttctcatcataagaatgctcctgaaggcattttaggcagatttgggcacttttgcatgaaaagtcacaatccaacttgaaatgtcgaaatatctttgcaaaatgctttttttgagctggaaatgcctttaaacgacaattctcatcataagaatgctcctgaaggcattttaggcagaattgggcacttttgcatgaaaagtcacaatccaacttgaaatgtggaaatctctttgcaaaatgcttttctgagctggaaatgcctttaaacgacatttctcatcataagaatgctcctgaaggcatttaaggcagaattggctacttttgcatgaaaagtcacaatccaacatgaaatgttgaaatctctttgcaaaatgcttttatgagctggaaatgcctttaaacgacatttctcatcataagaatgctcctgaaggcattttaggcagatttgggcacttttgcatgaaatgtcacaatccaacttgaaatgtcgaaatatctttgcaaaatgctttttttgagctggaaatgcctttaaacgacaattctcatcataagaatgctcctgaaggcattttaggcagaattgggcacttttgcatgaaaagtcacaatccaatttgaaatgtggaaatctctttgcaaaatgcttttctgagctggaaatgcctttaaacgacatttctcatcataagaatgctcctgaaggcattttaggcagaattgggcacttttgcatgaaaagtcacaatccagcttgaaatgtggaaatctctttgcaaaatgcttttctgagctggaaatgcctttaaacgacatttctcatcataagaatgctcctgtaggcattttaggcagaattgggcacttttacatgaaaagtcacaaatcaaattgaaatgtggaaatctctttgcaaaatgcttttctgagctggaaatgcctttaaacgacatttctcatcataagaatgcttctgaaggcatttaaggcagaattgggcacttttgcatgaatagtcacaatccgacttgaaatgtggaaatctctttgcaaaatgcttttctcagctggaaatgcctttaaacgacatttcttatcataagaatgctcctgaagacattttaggcagaattgggcacttttgcatgaaaagtcacaatccagcttgaaatgtggaaatctctttgcaaaatgcttttctgagctggaaatgcctttaaacgacatttctcatcataagaatgctcctgtaggcattttaggcagaattgggcacttttacatgaaaagtcacaaatcaaattgaaatgtggaaatctctttgcaaaatgcttttctgagctggaaatgcctttaaacgacatttctcatcataagaatgcttctgaaggcatttaaggcagaattgggcacttttgcatgaaaagtcacaatccgacttgaaatgtcgaaatctctttgaaaaatacttttctgagctggaattgcctttaaacgacatttctcaccatatgaatgctcctgaaggcattttaggcagaattgggcacttttgcatgaaaagtcacaatccagaGAAGAAAATATGATGCACCATGTGtcaaaaaatttgatttatgACCTTGATTTACGACCTAACACCTAGGTGTGAAATTTGTCACCTTATGAGTTGTTTGCTTCCTGTAATAAAATTTTATGGCGGTAACTGATGTTTATACTCAGGAAGTTGTTCAGGAAATGATGTTTATCCAGGTGTCCTATAGTCTCTGTTGTTTCACGCCTCCCCTCTCATACGTGAGTGTTTAAAGAAATCAGAAGACAGTAAAAAAGACAAGTTAGAAATATGTTTGTCAGAATGTTTTGGTTTTAAGCATAATGTCTGTGATTAAATTAATACACATgattaaagaaataagaagaCATGATGAAGAATcaatgtcaaataaaataagttgTAATAGTATTTAGGTTGGTTTTTTAAAAGAGGTACCGGTTAGGAGGTCAATTGAATAAGCTGTTGTCTTCCTGTCTTGAAAGTTGTAATGTAAATCTTTCCTTCCAAGCCCATCATCATCGTCTATCCGGGGTCTCACTCCAAGACCTCTGATACGTCGGTATAGTTCAATAGAATAAAAGTTTAGGATCTCGGGTTAGGTGTTAAGACATTTTCCCTGCAGACATGTAGTCTCTTGTCCCTGCATGATATTTAAATACAACCAATACAGTCTGTACCTTCTTCAGCCTGTATGGAAGCAAGGCGCTAGGTCGTTAGATCAATGTTTCAGAACGATGCTAGGGCGTGTAGACTTATGGGGCTACACATACCAAACGGCCCTTGCATGATATTTAAATACAGCCAATACAGTCGTCTTCATCCTGTATGGCTCGTTAGATCAACGTTTCAGAACAATGCTAGGTCCTGCAGACTTGACGACTGCACATAGCAATTGGCCCTTGCTTGATATTTAAATACAACCATACAGACGTCTTCATCCTGTATGGCTCGTTAGATCAACGTTTCAGAACAATGCTAGGGCCTGCAGACTTGATGACTGTACATACTAAACGGTCCTTGCTTGATATTTAAATACAACCAATACAGTCGTCTTCATCCTGTATGGATCGTTAGATCAATGTTTCAGAACAATGCTAGGGCGTGTAGACTTATGGGGCTACACATACCAAACGGTCCTTGCTTGATATTTAAATCATCCCtttcataaacacacacacacacacacacacacacacacacacacacacacacacacacacacacacacacataattttCTTGGGAAAAACAACTCTATTGATTTGTagtgtttaaatgtaatttaattaaaaagtaGATTTAAGTATAGCATTGCTTATTCTTTTGTGCTTTAGATGTCTAcacaaataaaattgtatacATATCGCTATAAGTATGTGAGGGTGAAATGTAATGTCATTTGTCTTatactgtttaaaatgttaatatattaaatgtatgattaaaaataaaattattctttTAACAGTGATGAGTAATTATACTTTTAACTACAGGCTTGTCTAGTTCATTCATTTTCCCATCGGTTTTCATGAAgatatgttctttacattataaatgtataagtATTTACTAGAGAAGCTTATATTTATAGTTGATAACCTTATTtgtaaaaggtttaaaaaaataaccaaataaaaTATAGGGCGGGTTTTGTGCCATGCAAATATGTGGGGTACGGCCTCCTGAGTATGGTAAGCCCCGCCTCCGTAGTTCAAAAGGCCGGATTCTCATTTGGACCCTTACAGCAGTAACTGATTTTCGCGAGGACATCTCTTTTCTCTCGGTTATTTTAAAGCGgccttgttttatttttcaaacaatgGACTCAGGACTCACCGGTAAGTAATTTTgctttatatgtttatttatcaAGTTTGATATACCAAGTTATCTTCATTTGTAAAAAcagtcttattttattttaacatttaacaggcttttaaatgtatatgtatacgATGCaggaatttttaaaaagcagcCCACATACCATCATTTTGACCAGATCGACCAACTTTGTAAGTGTTTTAAGTATATTTGCAAGGAATTTCCTGAAtgattatataaatacatttatatattatatatgtatattttattctACACATTTTATTCCAAATTAGTGAATTCTACTTTGATAAATGTTGAAGAGCAAAGCGACACTAGGAACAGCGATCTACAAGGTAAtactgttttattttaattatacattcagatttttttctgaaaatgtaTTACTTACATTTTACACTTTCATACCAATAGTAAATGCCCCCGCAATAAATGAGGGTTCTCAAGGCGTTAATGAGGGCTGCGAACTGCAAGGTAACTATATTATGTGATCTTTACTTCTCTTTAATCTGTATTATTGAATgctaaatgtgtattaattctttttgaaaaacttttctttctgttttatatatatatatatatatatgtagatGCAGCATTACTAGTTACACAGCCAGGGTTTGTAACACAGAATACCTCTACAAAATCTTCAAGACTTAGTCTTAGTCGGAAACGAAAGCAGTCCCGTTCTATTACCCGTGATAAAAGGGTATGCCCTGACAATGCACTAGTCTCTGATGTGCAACCTCGGGATACCACCACAGATTTCATTAAAACAGTTGGTAAGTGTGATTATGTAGCTAAATATTCGATGTTTAAATACTGTTGTGTTGTAGTATAATAATCTtactgtatttaaaacagatttCTATACAGAAAACCTGTTAGGAGCTGGTGATGTCACAAATTCATGGTCTGCAGCGTTGGCAAGTGTCTCAGAAGCTAACGGTGATGCGATAGTGCCGGTAGCTACTACCGTACTGACATCTTCTTTGGACTCGCAGACATCTGCGGCGGTTAATCTGCCACGTGTGGTTGGAGCCCGTGGCGAGGATGAATCTTCTATGATTTTTGAAACATCTCTACCTGCAAATCAGGAACATTTCAATAATGAGTTATTGCTGGAATTGATAGCGCAAGTGAGAAGACTGACTGAAGACGTCGCATCCATAAATTCAAGGTGTACAGCTCAAGAGGCATTGCTGAGAAGCCTGGCAGAAGGCATCGCTGCCATAATTTCATGGGCTAAAGATCAACAGGTGTTAACCAGACTTATATTTGAAGCTCACCAGAAGACTTCTGAAGAACAAAACTTGGTGAACAGACTGCTGCTTGATCGATTGGTGAACATTGAAAAAGTCCAGAGAAAGGAATTCGATCTACAGGGAGGTACGGTAATTCTACTTCAACAAGTTAAAGATGCTGTTTCACACAATAATGGTTTATAGTTGAAATAAGTGTTGTTTTTGCTGGGTTTTTCCTACCATTTTGCGgtgctgtttttaaatgtgttttttaaatatgttttggttatttttgtgatgctgggttttttttttactattttgcaatgctgtttttaaatgtgtgtttttaaatatgttttggttattttggtGATGCTGGTTTATAGTTGAAATACGTGTTGTTGATGGGTTTTTATACTATTTTGTGATActggtttatttttttttggatTGCTAGTTTTATTATGGTTAAGAGAAATTTAAGTGTTTTATCTTTTTGTTTGGCTATATCGGCATTGGCTAACGTTAATTTGTAATGCTATTTTGGGCATAATCAGAGAATATATCTGTGTAATCCTGGAGAAGTTCtaaatattattgaaaatggctGGTAAAAGAGTGCGTTCAGATGATGATTTACATAGTTGTCCAGAAATACCTAATGTAAGGGCTAGGCATGAGGCTGAGACTGAAATGTTTGCTGCTGCACAAGACCAATTACTTGAAAGGGTAAACGAAATGATTCGGACATATCCACATCAGAGTTTAGAACCTGTGCCTGCGAGGGTAGACCAAACATACGAACAAATAAGTGAAAGGCAAAATGAAATGATTCGGACATATGAACAAAGATTTGAAAcaaatttgtcacaaacaggTTATGGTGTAGTAAATCCTACCGATAATTCTAATACGGCAGACACCCTTACGGGTCTAAGTCAGAGTGACGTGGACACGCTAGTGCGTGATGGAGGGACAGTAAGTGATTACACAATAGTCCCGAGACCCTATTTTAACGGTCTAGAAATCCACAGAAATCTAAATTTGCGCGAGATCATAACCACAGATTTGGCAGCGTACACTATATTTGTCCAAAATATTCTGTCGGAAATGGTTTCATTCTCTAGAGATATAGGAGGTGAGGGATCCTACATTAATATCAGTCTTAAAGGCCCAAGTCTCAAATCTGACGTTAACACTATACTGTGTCCCGGTAACGACTATGATGAAAATCGTTTTATCGAACAGTTTGAATCGGTTGCACAAAGTAATGAACAGATGTTGGCGGATGACAGTTTGCAACTGCATGTATCAATAGCAAGAAGTATGAATGGAGGGGTTCGTAGGAAGATTACAGATATAGCCCATGATGAAGTGATTAAGAAAAAAAGGATGTGTTTGTTCTCACCTACCAACTTTACAAACAATCTGTGTTTTGCAATATGTTTAGCATACTTTCTTGAACCCCATGCAGAGTATGAGGAGTTAGAACGTATGGCTGTGGATATACAGACTGCTGCAGGTCTAACCCCTCAAGACTGTGTGGGCTTTAATCACATTACAAAGTTTGAGAGTGTGATGAAAGTGAAGATTGTGGTGTTTTACAGGTCAAGTGAGGGTGTGTTAGAGCATCATAAGACACATGATGAGCCCCATAAAAAGACAGTGTTTTTGTACTTGCATGATGCCCATTATCACTTGATAACTCGTATTAAGGCATTTGTTGGATCATCGTATGTCTGCGAGCACTGTTACAAGGGGTACACAAACAGACAGGGTCACGATTGCAAATATACATGTTCTGTATGTAATGACAGTAGGTGTTACAAACATGCTAAAAAGACAATACACTGTCCAGACTGTTTGAGAATTTGTAAATCGCAATATTGCTTTGATGCCCATAAAAAACCCTCTGCTGCTGCATTTGGGAGATCGCCCTGTGATATCACCAAATACTGCGTTAAATGCGGTAGACGGTACCATGTGGCAGCAAGTAAACCTGACCAGGAACATGAATGTCCCGCAGATTGTTGCTACTATTGTGGTGAGGATGTAAGTCACGATGGTGAACATGAATGTTTCATACATCCTATATCTGTTGAAGAGGTTGAGGATTGCTACATATTTTATGACTTTGAAACCCGTTGTGATAATGGTAAGCATGTTGCTAATTATGTCTGTGCCATGACCTTTAGCGGTGAGAAATTTGAAAGTGCAGGTGAAGGGTGTGTAGAGAACTTCGTTCGCAGATTCCGACAGCCAAGATATAAAAACCACACATTTGTGGCTCACAATGGGGCAGGTTTTGACAACTTCTTAGTCCTAGAGTATTTCTGCAGGGAGGGTCTCAAACTTAACATTATCATGCAAGGCTGTAGATTGACCTTCATGTACGATGAGACTTACAAACAACGATTCATTGACTCGTTCAGTTTTATGCCTATGGCATTGTCAAAGACACCTGCAGCCTTTAATTTGACCAGTACAGAGAAGGGTTACTTCCCCCATCTCTTCAATACATTGCAGAATCAAAACTATGTAGGACCATATCCCACAAAAAACTACTACGGCTATGCCACAATGACTGATAGTGCCAGGCTAAAGTTTGATCAATGGTATGACACACTTGAAGGGAAGGTTTTTGACTTCAGAAAAGAGATTGGATTGTACTGTATGAACGATGTTGTCTTACTTCGGGATGCATGTATTAAGTACAGGAAAGAGTTCATTGCATGTACAGAGATAGACCCCTTCAGATTTACGACTTTAGCATCATGTTGTATGGGTGTGTTCAAAACACACTTTCTAAAACCTGCTACTATAGCTCTGACCCATAACAATGCATACATACATCAGCACAAGACATTCTCGAATGCTTCGATTGAGTGGCTTGAATATGTGAAAAAGACACGTGATGTCGACATGCATCATGCTCTGAATCACGGTGAGATGAAAATTGGTAATCTCTTCCTCGATGGATTTTATGTCCAAAGCAATGGTGTGCAGAAAGGTTTGGAATATGCGGGATGCTGGTTCCACGGGTGTAAGTCTTGTTTTAAACCTGACAGCATAAATGAACAGTCCAAAATACCACATGGAGCCCTCTATCGTGCGTTTATCGACAGAAATGAGGTTTTGAAAAAATCCTACAATATTGACCTGGAGGTGATGTGGGAGTGTCAGTGGCGAAAGCTTAAACAGACCGACCCGGATGTGATGAGTTTTATGTCTACCTATTCTGCACCAGAAAGACTGAAACCACGTGATGCTCTGTTTGGTGGCCGTACAAATGCTTACAAGCTGTACCACAAAGCTGCAGAGGGGGAGAGAATTAGCTATGTTGATTTCACAAGTCTATATCCTTTTGTGCAGTCTCGAAAACCCTACCCCATTGGCCATCCTGAAATAATCTTCAAGGACTTTCAAGACCTTGAAAATTATTTCGGGCTTGTTAAGGCTACAGTCCTTCCTCCCAGAAAGTTGCTCCATCCTGTGTTACCATACAGGAGTTGTGGTAAGCTGATGTTTCCTTTATGTCGTACCTGTGTGGATGAGCAATGCAAAATCATGCCTTGTACACACACAGATGAGGAAAGAGCAATTTCTGGGACATGGGTGAGCCTTGAATTGTTAAAGGCCATTGAAAAGGGCTATGTAGTCGTGAAAATTGATGAGGTGTGGCATTTTCCTCAAACGTCTGACAAACTGTTTTGCGACtatgtgaaaacatttttacagtttaaacaGCAGGCCTCTGGTTATCCGTCACATGTAATCACAAAGGCAGATAAACAGGCATACATTGATGACTATTACCAGAAAGAGGATATTCAGCTCGATCCTGAAAAGATCTGCAATAATCCCGCCCGTCGCTCGATCAACAAATTGTTGCTTAATTCGTTGTGGGGGAGATTCTCTCTCAGAGAGAACATGCCTAATTGCAAGCTTTTGAAAAAAGCTCAAGATTTTTCTCAGTACATCTTTGGATGTCAGTACGAAGTAACATTTTTCAGGTTTGTGTCTGACACAATTGCATTGGTGCAATACAAACATGCAGAGGGGTCCTCTTACGAGACCCGAGATGTTAATGTGTTTATCGGTGCATTCACGACGGCACATGCACGGTTGGAGTTGTACAACCTTATGGATAGGTTGGGCGATAGACTCTTGTATGGGGATACAGATAGTGTTATCTATGTCTCAAGAGATGGAGATTGGGAACCTCCATTGGGACCTTATTTAGGGGATCTCACTAATGAACTTGATTCTGACGATACCATTACAGAGTTTTGTTCCGCAGGTCCTAAAACATATGGTTACCGGACTGCAAAACAACACATATGTCTCAAGGCTAAGGGCGTAACGCAAACAGCCGAGAACTCTAAAGTTATCACACTACAGTCTTTAATAGGCCTTGTTGACGATTTTGTAGCATCATCTGAAAGCACTCGGCAACTCCTGGCCCACACTGACACCATTGTCAGAAATAAAAAGAATTTCACACTGAAAAACAAGTCAGTTGTTAAGAAGTTTCGTGTCGTTTATGACAAAAGAATATTGATGAAAGATTACACGTCGAGACCGTTCGGATATTGATCATGACTTATGCTTATCGGGGTATGCAAGGTACAGAGGGGTTTGATTTCAGAATTCAACATCCTTTCTCCATGATAATTGCAGGGCCCTCATGCTCTGGAAAGAcattctttgttaaaatgctgtTACAAAACGCTGAGAAAATTGTttctaaaaatattaaaaaatttgttttgttgGGTGGAAACAAAGAGTCGTCGTTTAGATTCTGTGGAATTCCTTCAATAAATTTAATGTCAAACATTTTCATCAAATCATCATACATTGGCTGCCAACAATCATAAATTAACAcaatattttcaatatttttagaAACAATTTTCTCAGCGTTTTGTAacagcattttaacaaagaatgTCTTTCCAGAGCATGAGGGCCCTGCAATTATCATGGAGAAAGGATGTTGAATTCTGAAATCAAACCCCTCTGTACCTTGCATACCCCGATAAGCATAAGTCATGATCAATATCCGAACGGTCTCGACGTGTAATCTTTCATCAATATTCTTTTGTCATAAACGACACGAAACTTCTTAACAACTGACTTGTTTTTCAGTGTGAAATTCTTTTTATTTCTGACAATGGTGTCAGTGTGGGCCAGGAGTTGCCGAGTGCTTTCAGATGATGCTACAAAATCGTCAACAAGGCCTATTAAAGACTGTAGTGTGATAACTTTAGAGTTCTCGGCTGTTTGCGTTACGCCCTTAGCCTTGAGACATATGTGTTGTTTTGCAGTCCGGTAACCATATGTTTTAGGACCTGCGGAACAAAACTCTGTAATGGTATCGTCAGAATCAAGTTCATTAGTGAGATCCCCTAAATAAGGTCCCAATGGAGGTTCCCAATCTCCATCTCTTGAGACATAGATAACACTATCTGTATCCCCATACAAGAGTCTATCGCCCAACCTATCCATAAGGTTGTACAACTCCAACCGTGCATGTGCCGTCGTGAATGCACCGATAAACACATTAACATCTCGGGTCTCGTAAGAGGACCCCTCTGCATGTTTGTATTGCACCAATGCAATTGTGTCAGACACAAACCTGAAAAATGTTACTTCGTACTGACATCCAAAGATGTACTGAGAAAAATCTTGAGCTTTTTTCAAAAGCTTGCAATTAGGCATGTTCTCTCTGAGAGAGAATCTCCCCCACAACGAATTAAGCAACAATTTGTTGATCGAGCGACGGGCGGGATTATTGCAGATCTTTTCAGGATCGAGCTGAATATCCTCTTTCTGGTAATAGTCATCAATGTATGCCTGTTTATCTGCCTTTGTGATTACATGTGACGGATAACCAGAGGCCTGCtgtttaaactgtaaaaatgttttcacataGTCGCAAAACAGTTTGTCAGACGTTTGAGGAAAATGCCACACCTCATCAATTTTCACGACTACATAGCCCTTTTCAATGGCCTTTAACAATTCAAGGCTCACCCATGTCCCAGAAATTGCTCTTTCCTCATCTGTGTGTGTACAAGGCATGATTTTGCATTGCTCATCCACACAGGTACGACATAAAGGAAACATCAGCTTACCACAACTCCTGTATGGTAACACAGGATGGAGCAACTTTCTGGGAGGAAGGACTGTAGCCTTAACAAGCCCGAAATAATTTTCAAGGTCTTGAAAGTCCTTGAAGATTATTTCAGGATGGCCAATGGGGTAGGGTTTTCGAGACTGCACAAAAGGATATAGACTTGTGAAATCAACATAGCTAATTCTCTCCCCCTCTGCAGCTTTGTGGTACAGCTTGTAAGCATTTGTACGGCCACCAAACAGAGCATCACGTGGTTTCAGTCTTTCTGGTGCAGAATAGGTAGACATAAAACTCATCACATCCGGGTCGGTCTGTTTAAGCTTTCGCCACTGACACTCCCACATCACCTCCAGGTCAATATTGTAGGATTTTTTCAAAACCTCATTTCTGTCGATAAACGCACGATAGAGGGCTCCATGTGGTATTTTGGACTGTTCATTTATGCTGTCAGGTTTAAAACAAGACTTACACCCGTGGAACCAGCATCCCGCATATTCCAAACCTTTCTGCACACCATTGCTTTGGACATAAAATCCATCGAGGAAGAGATTACCAATTTTCATCTCACCGTGATTCAGAGCATGATGCATGTCGACATCACGTGTCTTTTTCACATATTCAAGCCACTCAATCGAAGCATTCGAGAATGTCTTGTGCTGATGTATGTATGCATTGTTATGGGTCAGAGCTATAGTAGCAGGTTTTAGAAAGTGTGTTTTGAACACACCCATACAACATGATGCTAAAGTCGTAAATCTGAAGGGGTCTATCTCTGTACATGCAATGAACTCTTTCCTGTACTTAATACATGCATCCCGAAGTAAGACAACATCGTTCATACAGTACAATCCAATCTCTTTTCTGAAGTCAAAAACCTTCCCTTCAAGTGTGTCATACCATTGATCAAACTTTAGCCTGGCACTATCAGTCATTGTGGCATAGCCGTAGTAGTTTTTTGTGGGATATGGTCCTACATAGTTTTGATTCTGCAATGTATTGAAGAGATGGGGGAAGTAACCCTTCTCTGTACTGGTCAAATTAAAGGCTGCAGGTGTCTTTGACAATGCCATAGGCATAAAACTGAACGAGTCAATGAATCGTTGTTTGTAAGTCTCATCGTACATGAAGGTCAATCTACAGCCTTGCATGATAATGTTAAGTTTGAGACCCTCCCTGCAGAAATACTCTAGGACTAAGAAGTTGTCAAAACCTGCCCCATTGTGAGCCACAAATGTGTGGTTTTTATATCTTGGCTGTCGGAATCTGCGAACGAAGTTCTCTACACACCCTTCACCTGCACTTTCAAATTTCTCACCGCTAAAGGTCATGGCACAGACATAATTAGCAACATGCTTACCATTATCACAACGGGTTTCAAAGTCATAAAATATGTAGCAATCCTCAACCTCTTCAACAGATATAGGATGTATGAAACATTCATGTTCACCATCGTGACTTACATCCTCACCACAATAGTAGCAACAATCTGCGGGACATTCATGTTCCTGGTCAGGTTTACTTGCTGCCACATGGTACCGTCTACCGCATTTAACGCAGTATTTGGTGATATCACAGGGCGATCTCCCAAATGCAGCAGCAGAGGGTTTTTTATGGGCATCAAAGCAATATTGCGATTTACAAATTCTCAAACAGTCTGGACAGTGTATTGTCTTTTTAGCATGTTTGTAACACCTACTGTCATTACATACAGAACATGTATATTTGCAATCGTGACCCTGTCTGTTTGTGTACCCCTTGTAACAGTGCTCGCAGACATACGATGATCCAACAAATGCCTTAATACGAGTTATCAAGTGATAATGGGCATCATGCAAGTACAAAAACACTGTCTTTTTATGGGGCTCATCATGTGTCTTATGATGCTCTAACACACCCTCACTTGACCTGTAAAACACCACAATCTTCACTTTCATCACACTCTCAAACTTTGTAATGTGATTAAAGCCCACACAGTCTTGAGGGGTTAGACCTGCAGCAGTCTGTATATCCACAGCCATACGTTCTAACTCCTCATACTCTGCATGGGGTTCAAGAAAGTATGCTAAACATATTGCAAAACACAGATTGTTTGTAAAGTTGGTAGGTGAGAACAAACACATCCTTTTTTTCTTAATCACTTCATCATGGGCTATATCTGTAATCTTCCTACGAACCCCTCCATTCATACTTCTTGCTATTGATACATGCAGTTGCAAACTGTCATCCGCCAACATCTGTTCATTACTTTGTGCAACCGATTCAAACTGTTCGATAAAACGATTTTCATCATAGTCGTTACCGGGACACAGTATAGTGTTAACGTCAGATTTGAGACTTGGGCCTTTAAGACTGATATTAATGTAGGATCCCTCACCTCCTATATCTCTAGAGAATGAAACCATTTCCGACAGAATATTTTGGACAAATATAGTGTACGCTGCCAAATCTGTGGTTATGATCTCGCGCAAATTTAGATTTCTGTGGATTTCTAGACC from Paramisgurnus dabryanus chromosome 6, PD_genome_1.1, whole genome shotgun sequence encodes the following:
- the LOC141282372 gene encoding uncharacterized protein, translating into MYPHKERKIKGIDTRSDASSQPVPAQRDRGETEGPPESYFILTFNRLLNVYVYDAGIFKKQPTYHHFDQIDQLLNSTLINVEEQSDTRNSDLQVNAPAINEGSQGVNEGCELQDAALLVTQPGFVTQNTSTKSSRLSLSRKRKQSRSITRDKRVCPDNALVSDVQPRDTTTDFIKTVDFYTENLLGAGDVTNSWSAALASVSEANGDAIVPVATTVLTSSLDSQTSAAVNLPRVVGARGEDESSMIFETSLPANQEHFNNELLLELIAQVRRLTEDVASINSRCTAQEALLRSLAEGIAAIISWAKDQQVLTRLIFEAHQKTSEEQNLVNRLLLDRLVNIEKVQRKEFDLQGGTVILLQQVKDAVSHNNGL